Genomic segment of Aliiroseovarius sp. M344:
CCTTGACCCGGACCAGCTTTGTCGCGACCTTGACGTACCGAAAGATTGGCAGCTGGTTGGGTATTTCTGTTTGGGGTGGCCAGAAACGGTCGATGACAGCCCCGAACTGGAACAATCCGGGTGGGAAGCCCGGCGCGGCGCACTTCTGGTCGAACGCCGCTGAGGATAAGCTAGGAAAGGTGTGTCATGGGTTTGCTTTTTCGTCCCTTTCGGTTGATCCTGATTGTTGGCGCTGGCTTTCTTGCCGGGTTGCTGTTTGAACGAAACTCGATGATCGACCGCTGCCTTGATCGTGGCGGTGCTGTGGATCAGGGCATTTGCGTAGGTGGGAAATGAGCGACGATCGAATTTGCGTGGGCGCAATTGCAGGTGCCTTTGGCGTTAAAGGCGAGTTGCGGGTCAAAAGCTTTTGCGCCGACCCCGAAGCGATCGGCACCTATGGCCCGCTATGGTCTGAAGATGGCAGCCGCCAGTTTACGCTGATCCTTGATCGCGCGATCAAAAACGGGTTCGCCGCCACCATCGACGGGGTTAGGACGAAAGAGGACGCCGACGCTTTGAAAGGCGTGCGCCTGTTTGCCGACCGTGACGCCTTGCCCAGCCTACCCGATGACGAGTATTATCACGCCGACCTTATCGGGCTTGAAGTGCTCGACACTGGTGGCCGCGTATTAGGCCGGGTGTCTGCGGTGCACAATCACGGCGCGGGCGATGTGCTTGAAGTGCAGGGGCCGGGTTTGAAAACCAACGCATTGCTGCCCTTCACCCTCGAGGCTGTGCCGACCGTCGATCTGGGCGCTGGTCGCGTTGTTGCGGACCCGCCCGAAGGGATTTTTCCCGAATGACGCATGTCATTGTCCATGCCGGCTTTCACAAGACCGGCACGACCAGCATGCAGAATTTCTTGAGCCAGAACCGTGCAGCCCTGTCGCCCTATTTCGACTATTACGGCCAACAGGATTTCCTGAACGCAGGCGCGGCAGCGCGGCTTTATGCCCAACGCCCGTTTCCCCACCGCCTGCACAGGTTTCGCAAGGCTTTTCGCAGGTTTCTTTCGTCGATCCCCGACCACAAGTTGATCGTGTTGTCGCGGGAGAGTTTTTCGGGCGGGATGCCGGGGCACCGAAAGCTGGGCGGCAGGATGATCACCTCGTATCATCAGGCTGCTTTGAAACTGGCCCGCGTTATTATCGCTGAGCTGCGCCGCCGGTTCGGGCGTGAGGTCGAGATCACGTTTTTCTATACCACGCGCAACCGCGAGGACTGGATCAAATCGGTGCATGGACACCTGCTGCGCTCGATCGACCTGACAGATGACCTTGACGCGTTTGCGGCGCGCTTCCCAGCCTTGATCGGACCGATACAAGAAGCCCAACGCATGTCGGGCGCTTTGTCCCCGGTCCCAGTCGTGACCGCCGCGTTGGAGGATTTCGCCAGCACCGCGCACGGGACCGCCGAGGCGATCTTGGATATGGCGGGCGTTCCAGGGCAAGTGCGTGACAAGCTGGACCCGGCCCCACATTCCAACCAAGGGCAGCCCGACCATCTGCGCGACGCGTTTCTGGGCTTGAACCGGATGACCCTGTCCAAGCCCGAGCGAAAAGCCCGAAAAATCCAGCTTCTAAGCCCGCGCCAAACGCATCGCTGACTTTTCAG
This window contains:
- the rimM gene encoding ribosome maturation factor RimM (Essential for efficient processing of 16S rRNA); protein product: MSDDRICVGAIAGAFGVKGELRVKSFCADPEAIGTYGPLWSEDGSRQFTLILDRAIKNGFAATIDGVRTKEDADALKGVRLFADRDALPSLPDDEYYHADLIGLEVLDTGGRVLGRVSAVHNHGAGDVLEVQGPGLKTNALLPFTLEAVPTVDLGAGRVVADPPEGIFPE